One Oreochromis niloticus isolate F11D_XX linkage group LG16, O_niloticus_UMD_NMBU, whole genome shotgun sequence genomic window carries:
- the prpf40a gene encoding pre-mRNA-processing factor 40 homolog A isoform X2, translating into MMGPPGIPPHFPPIGMPPMGQRPPSMTPMPPGIIPPGIMPPMGAPPMGQMPGMMPPMMPGMMMPPRIPAAAVQPTGPPGVDSTAAAPGTSSTTNGSPQEEQPKKKSVWTEHKSLDGKTYYYNTETKQSTWEKPDELKSPAEQMLSKCPWKEYKSDTGKPYYYNSQTKESRWTKPKELEDLEAMIKAEENGTAEAAAPGTTAAPAVQADNVAPAATVVEAETAVVVSEEQPSQAAVTQTAEVKTADAPVASSETSVATEAVASVEVVKEERPELQKKTYKWNTKEEAKQAFKELLKEKGVSSNSSWEQAMKLIINDPRYSALPKLSEKKQAFNAYKVQTEKEEKEEARIKYKESKETFQRFLENHEKMTSTTRYKKAEQMFGELEVWSCVPERDRLEIYEDVLFYLAKKEKEQAKQLRKRNWEALKNILDNMANVTYRTTWSEAQQYLLDNPTFAEDEELQNMDKEDALICFEEHIRALEKEEEEEKQKTLLRERRRQRKNREAFQKFLDELHDHGQLHSMSAWMEMYPTLSSDIRFANMLGQPGSTPLDLFKFYVEDLKARYHDEKRIIKDILKDKGFLVEVNTSFDDFGSVISSDKRATTLDAGNIKLAFNSLLEKAEAREREREKEEARKMKRKEAAFKNMLKQATPPLEPETTWEGVRERFLKEPAFEDVTLESERKRIFKDFMHVLEHECQHHHSRTKKHSKKSKKHHRKRSRSRSGSESEDEEYHKKKKRSQSKSPSERSSSGESERSYKKSKKHKKKGKKRRHKSASPDSDNEKKGRDRDGKREKEVEKEKENDKSRGKSRSESKQKSPKRKAAKEEGGWDTSGSELSEGELEKRRRNLLEQLDAP; encoded by the exons ATG ATGGGACCACCTGGAATACCGCCTCATTTCCCTCCCATTGGAATGCCCCCTATGGGACAGCGACCTCCCAGCATGACACCAATGCCTCCTGGTATAATTCCCCCGGGTATAATGCCACCAATGGGGGCACCGCCAATGGGACAG ATGCCAGGCATGATGCCACCCATGATGCCAGGAATGATGATGCCCCCTCGCATACCAGCTGCGGCTGTACAGCCAACGGGACCG CCTGGTGTTGACTCCACAG CTGCTGCACCTGGAACATCT AGTACCACAAATGGATCCCCGCAGGAAGAACAGCCAAAGAAG AAATCCGTGTGGACTGAACATAAATCACTAGATGGAAAGACCTATTATTATAACACAGAGACTAAGCAATCCACATGGGAGAAACCAGATGAACTCAAATCTCCTGCAGAG CAAATGCTGTCAAAATGCCCCTGGAAGGAGTACAAGTCAGACACAGGGAAGCCTTATTATTACAACTCTCAGACAAAGGAATCAAGATGGACAAAACCCAAAGAGCTGGAGGACCTGGAAG CTATGATCAAAGCAGAGGAGAATGG GACTGCAGAGGCAGCGGCTCCTGGAACCACTGCAGCTCCTGCTGTGCAAGCAGATAATGTAGCTCCTGCAGCGACTGTAGTGGAGGCAGAAACTGCGGTAGTAGTCTCAGAGGAACAACCATCCCAGGCAGCAGTGACTCAAACAGCTGAGGTGAAGACGGCTGATGCACCTGTGGCTTCCTCTGAGACTTCAGTGGCTACTGAGGCTGTAGCCAG TGTCGAGGTTGTAAAAGAAGAAAGGCCAGAACTTCAGAAGAAAACATACAAATGGAATACAAAAGAAGAAGCCAAGCAGGCCTTCAAAGAGCTGCTGAAGGAGAAG GGCGTATCCTCCAACTCCTCTTGGGAACAGGCCATGAAATTGATTATCAATGATCCTCGCTACAG TGCACTTCCGAAGCTGAGCGAAAAGAAGCAGGCATTCAATGCATACAAAGTCCAGACAGAGaaggaagaaaaggaggaggCCAGAATTAAATACAAAGAGTCAAAAGAGACTTTTCAGAGATTCTTGGAGAACCATGAAAAGATGACGTCTACCACTAGATACAA GAAAGCAGAACAGATGTTTGGTGAGCTTGAAGTGTGGAGCTGCGTgccagagagagacaggctaGAGATCTATGAAGACGTGTTGTTCTACCTGGCTAAAAAAGAGAAG GAGCAAGCTAAGCAGCTGAGAAAAAGGAACTGGGAAGCTCTGAAGAACATTTTGGACAACATGGCCAACGTCACATACCGCACCACCTGGTCTGAGGCCCAGCAGTATCTGCTAGATAACCCTACCTTTGCAGAGGATGAGGAGCTGCAAA ATATGGACAAAGAAGATGCCCTTATATGTTTTGAGGAGCATATTCGGGCtctggagaaggaggaggaggaagagaagcaaAAGACACTTCTCAGGGAAAGAAGACGGCAGCGCAAGAATAGAGAGGCCTTCCAG AAATTTCTGGACGAGCTTCATGATCACGGCCAACTTCACTCCATGTCTGCTTGGATGGAGATGTATCCGACACTGAGCTCAGACATCCGCTTTGCCAACATGCTGGGCCAGCCGG GTTCCACTCCCCTGGACCTCTTCAAATTTTATGTGGAAGACTTGAAAGCACGCTATCATGATGAAAAGAGGATAATCAAAGATATTCTTAAG GACAAAGGATTCCTGGTTGAAGTCAACACCAGCTTTGATGACTTTGGATCAGTCATCAGCTCGGATAAGAGAGCTACCACGCTGGATGCAGGAAATATAAAGCTAGCCTTCAACAGT TTGCTTGAGAAAGCCGAAgccagagagagggagcgagagaagGAGGAGGCCAGGAAGATGAAAAGGAAAGAAGCTGCTTTCAAGAACATGCTGAAGCAGGCCACACCGCCACTGGAGCCAGAAACTACGTGGGAGGGA GTCAGAGAGAGGTTCCTAAAAGAGCCTGCCTTTGAAGACGTGACTCTGGAGTCGGAGAGGAAAAGAATATTCAAAGATTTCATGCATGTCTTGGAG CATGAGTGCCAGCATCACCACTCGAGGACCAAGAAACACTCAAAGAAGTCCAAAAAGCACCACAGGAAGCGCTCCCGCTCTCGATCA GGCTCTGAGTCTGAGGATGAGGAATAccacaagaagaaaaagagatcGCAGTCCAAATCCCCCTCAGAACGTTCATCTAGTGGAGAATCTG AGAGAAGCTATAAAAAATCCAAGAAGCACAAGAAGAAGGGCAAGAAGAGACGCCACAAGTCT GCGTCACCAGATTCTGACAATGAGAAGAAAGGAAGAGACCGTGATGGGAAGCGAGAAAAGGAGgtagagaaggagaaggagaacgACAAGTCTCGGGGGAAATCTCGCTCAGAGTCCAAACAGAAATCTCCCAAAAGGAAAGCAGCCAAAGAGGAG GGTGGCTGGGACACGTCGGGCAGTGAGCTGAGTGAAGGAGAGCTCGAGAAAAGGAGAAGAAACTTGCTGGAACAGCTGGACGCACCTTGA
- the prpf40a gene encoding pre-mRNA-processing factor 40 homolog A isoform X1 yields MSSSEANNGPSQAPPYPGVPPAAIPPPFMGPPGIPPHFPPIGMPPMGQRPPSMTPMPPGIIPPGIMPPMGAPPMGQMPGMMPPMMPGMMMPPRIPAAAVQPTGPPGVDSTAAAPGTSSTTNGSPQEEQPKKKSVWTEHKSLDGKTYYYNTETKQSTWEKPDELKSPAEQMLSKCPWKEYKSDTGKPYYYNSQTKESRWTKPKELEDLEAMIKAEENGTAEAAAPGTTAAPAVQADNVAPAATVVEAETAVVVSEEQPSQAAVTQTAEVKTADAPVASSETSVATEAVASVEVVKEERPELQKKTYKWNTKEEAKQAFKELLKEKGVSSNSSWEQAMKLIINDPRYSALPKLSEKKQAFNAYKVQTEKEEKEEARIKYKESKETFQRFLENHEKMTSTTRYKKAEQMFGELEVWSCVPERDRLEIYEDVLFYLAKKEKEQAKQLRKRNWEALKNILDNMANVTYRTTWSEAQQYLLDNPTFAEDEELQNMDKEDALICFEEHIRALEKEEEEEKQKTLLRERRRQRKNREAFQKFLDELHDHGQLHSMSAWMEMYPTLSSDIRFANMLGQPGSTPLDLFKFYVEDLKARYHDEKRIIKDILKDKGFLVEVNTSFDDFGSVISSDKRATTLDAGNIKLAFNSLLEKAEAREREREKEEARKMKRKEAAFKNMLKQATPPLEPETTWEGVRERFLKEPAFEDVTLESERKRIFKDFMHVLEHECQHHHSRTKKHSKKSKKHHRKRSRSRSGSESEDEEYHKKKKRSQSKSPSERSSSGESERSYKKSKKHKKKGKKRRHKSASPDSDNEKKGRDRDGKREKEVEKEKENDKSRGKSRSESKQKSPKRKAAKEEGGWDTSGSELSEGELEKRRRNLLEQLDAP; encoded by the exons ATG TCTTCATCGGAAGCTAATAATGGGCCGAGCCAAGCACCACCTTATCCAGGTGTACCGCCCGCGGCGATACCTCCCCCATTT ATGGGACCACCTGGAATACCGCCTCATTTCCCTCCCATTGGAATGCCCCCTATGGGACAGCGACCTCCCAGCATGACACCAATGCCTCCTGGTATAATTCCCCCGGGTATAATGCCACCAATGGGGGCACCGCCAATGGGACAG ATGCCAGGCATGATGCCACCCATGATGCCAGGAATGATGATGCCCCCTCGCATACCAGCTGCGGCTGTACAGCCAACGGGACCG CCTGGTGTTGACTCCACAG CTGCTGCACCTGGAACATCT AGTACCACAAATGGATCCCCGCAGGAAGAACAGCCAAAGAAG AAATCCGTGTGGACTGAACATAAATCACTAGATGGAAAGACCTATTATTATAACACAGAGACTAAGCAATCCACATGGGAGAAACCAGATGAACTCAAATCTCCTGCAGAG CAAATGCTGTCAAAATGCCCCTGGAAGGAGTACAAGTCAGACACAGGGAAGCCTTATTATTACAACTCTCAGACAAAGGAATCAAGATGGACAAAACCCAAAGAGCTGGAGGACCTGGAAG CTATGATCAAAGCAGAGGAGAATGG GACTGCAGAGGCAGCGGCTCCTGGAACCACTGCAGCTCCTGCTGTGCAAGCAGATAATGTAGCTCCTGCAGCGACTGTAGTGGAGGCAGAAACTGCGGTAGTAGTCTCAGAGGAACAACCATCCCAGGCAGCAGTGACTCAAACAGCTGAGGTGAAGACGGCTGATGCACCTGTGGCTTCCTCTGAGACTTCAGTGGCTACTGAGGCTGTAGCCAG TGTCGAGGTTGTAAAAGAAGAAAGGCCAGAACTTCAGAAGAAAACATACAAATGGAATACAAAAGAAGAAGCCAAGCAGGCCTTCAAAGAGCTGCTGAAGGAGAAG GGCGTATCCTCCAACTCCTCTTGGGAACAGGCCATGAAATTGATTATCAATGATCCTCGCTACAG TGCACTTCCGAAGCTGAGCGAAAAGAAGCAGGCATTCAATGCATACAAAGTCCAGACAGAGaaggaagaaaaggaggaggCCAGAATTAAATACAAAGAGTCAAAAGAGACTTTTCAGAGATTCTTGGAGAACCATGAAAAGATGACGTCTACCACTAGATACAA GAAAGCAGAACAGATGTTTGGTGAGCTTGAAGTGTGGAGCTGCGTgccagagagagacaggctaGAGATCTATGAAGACGTGTTGTTCTACCTGGCTAAAAAAGAGAAG GAGCAAGCTAAGCAGCTGAGAAAAAGGAACTGGGAAGCTCTGAAGAACATTTTGGACAACATGGCCAACGTCACATACCGCACCACCTGGTCTGAGGCCCAGCAGTATCTGCTAGATAACCCTACCTTTGCAGAGGATGAGGAGCTGCAAA ATATGGACAAAGAAGATGCCCTTATATGTTTTGAGGAGCATATTCGGGCtctggagaaggaggaggaggaagagaagcaaAAGACACTTCTCAGGGAAAGAAGACGGCAGCGCAAGAATAGAGAGGCCTTCCAG AAATTTCTGGACGAGCTTCATGATCACGGCCAACTTCACTCCATGTCTGCTTGGATGGAGATGTATCCGACACTGAGCTCAGACATCCGCTTTGCCAACATGCTGGGCCAGCCGG GTTCCACTCCCCTGGACCTCTTCAAATTTTATGTGGAAGACTTGAAAGCACGCTATCATGATGAAAAGAGGATAATCAAAGATATTCTTAAG GACAAAGGATTCCTGGTTGAAGTCAACACCAGCTTTGATGACTTTGGATCAGTCATCAGCTCGGATAAGAGAGCTACCACGCTGGATGCAGGAAATATAAAGCTAGCCTTCAACAGT TTGCTTGAGAAAGCCGAAgccagagagagggagcgagagaagGAGGAGGCCAGGAAGATGAAAAGGAAAGAAGCTGCTTTCAAGAACATGCTGAAGCAGGCCACACCGCCACTGGAGCCAGAAACTACGTGGGAGGGA GTCAGAGAGAGGTTCCTAAAAGAGCCTGCCTTTGAAGACGTGACTCTGGAGTCGGAGAGGAAAAGAATATTCAAAGATTTCATGCATGTCTTGGAG CATGAGTGCCAGCATCACCACTCGAGGACCAAGAAACACTCAAAGAAGTCCAAAAAGCACCACAGGAAGCGCTCCCGCTCTCGATCA GGCTCTGAGTCTGAGGATGAGGAATAccacaagaagaaaaagagatcGCAGTCCAAATCCCCCTCAGAACGTTCATCTAGTGGAGAATCTG AGAGAAGCTATAAAAAATCCAAGAAGCACAAGAAGAAGGGCAAGAAGAGACGCCACAAGTCT GCGTCACCAGATTCTGACAATGAGAAGAAAGGAAGAGACCGTGATGGGAAGCGAGAAAAGGAGgtagagaaggagaaggagaacgACAAGTCTCGGGGGAAATCTCGCTCAGAGTCCAAACAGAAATCTCCCAAAAGGAAAGCAGCCAAAGAGGAG GGTGGCTGGGACACGTCGGGCAGTGAGCTGAGTGAAGGAGAGCTCGAGAAAAGGAGAAGAAACTTGCTGGAACAGCTGGACGCACCTTGA